In the genome of Enterococcus hirae ATCC 9790, one region contains:
- a CDS encoding 16S rRNA pseudouridine(516) synthase: MRLDKLIEETLQTTRKEMKRLFASKQVKIDGCVEFCQNRNVDSLIHEIEVSGKRLTTNEVYYLLNKPSGSVTAVKDQTKMTVLDLIASADRTKPLYPVGRLDRDTTGLLLLTSNGQLGYEMLLPDKKVFKTYEAQINEQVTASDIEAFQAGIVFEGGYRCLPAQLTIMETSKNSSRVRVTIQEGKFHQVKKMFLARGKKVTKLKRLMMGPLQLDEQLAEGAYRSLTLTELKQLKIYFK, translated from the coding sequence ATGCGTTTAGATAAATTAATTGAAGAAACTTTACAAACGACTCGAAAAGAGATGAAGCGTTTATTTGCATCAAAACAAGTTAAAATTGATGGTTGTGTCGAATTTTGCCAAAACCGAAATGTGGATAGTTTGATCCATGAGATCGAAGTCTCAGGTAAGCGTTTAACGACAAACGAAGTCTATTATTTATTGAATAAACCGAGTGGTTCTGTGACTGCAGTTAAAGACCAAACAAAAATGACCGTGTTAGACTTGATTGCTTCAGCGGATCGAACGAAGCCGCTCTATCCTGTCGGACGCTTGGATCGTGATACCACAGGACTACTATTACTGACATCAAATGGTCAGTTGGGATATGAAATGTTGCTGCCTGATAAAAAAGTCTTCAAAACTTATGAGGCGCAGATCAATGAACAAGTGACAGCTTCAGATATCGAAGCTTTTCAAGCAGGAATTGTTTTTGAGGGTGGCTATCGTTGTTTACCTGCACAATTAACAATCATGGAAACATCCAAAAACAGCAGTCGAGTACGAGTAACGATACAAGAAGGAAAATTTCATCAGGTAAAAAAGATGTTCCTTGCACGTGGTAAAAAAGTGACAAAGCTAAAGCGACTAATGATGGGACCTTTGCAGTTAGATGAGCAACTTGCTGAAGGTGCCTATCGTTCACTGACATTAACCGAATTAAAGCAATTGAAAATATATTTTAAATAG
- a CDS encoding hemolysin family protein — MVLNFAILFLMIAVTSFFVASEFALVKIRRSRLEQLERENVKNAKLALHVTHHLDNYLSASQLGITLTGLIIGWVGEGSVAALLEPWIGRLPFSSALSGTISVALGFILVTYIDVVIGELLPKSYSIVNTEQVVLFVVRPLHYFYKAMFPFIWVLNHSAAALGKVLGVKLVSEGEETLSQEELTLVAMNSYEKGELTKEEYYYLENVFEFDDTLAKDIQVDRTSMQVFEAGETVKDAIQASIQRGHTRYPVISGSKDHVLGYVTLPDLIKQSFKDDQLTVDELVEEPIVTSETIPIKKLLTIMRKKGKHIAILKDEYGGTSGLVTIEDILEEIVGEIRDETDLDEALIAKQADGSYIVSGKLTLDDFGRYFHVTIPEFEESTFITLSGFMSNHEKNIKTGTVIQIDSFQFTVLEYNHTHVDYFKIKKQEIAENSIDSNKTE; from the coding sequence CGTTTAGAACAATTAGAAAGAGAAAATGTAAAGAATGCCAAATTAGCATTACATGTCACGCATCATTTAGATAACTACTTGTCGGCTAGTCAATTAGGAATTACCTTGACTGGGTTGATCATTGGTTGGGTTGGCGAAGGCTCAGTGGCGGCGTTACTAGAGCCTTGGATCGGTCGATTGCCGTTTAGCTCAGCATTGAGCGGAACGATTTCTGTCGCATTAGGGTTTATCTTGGTGACATATATCGATGTGGTGATCGGAGAACTTTTACCTAAAAGTTATAGTATCGTGAATACAGAGCAAGTGGTCTTATTTGTTGTACGTCCGTTGCATTATTTTTATAAAGCAATGTTTCCTTTTATTTGGGTATTGAATCATTCTGCTGCGGCTTTAGGAAAAGTATTAGGTGTGAAATTAGTTTCAGAAGGAGAAGAGACATTATCTCAAGAAGAATTGACGTTAGTGGCTATGAATTCTTATGAAAAAGGAGAGTTGACGAAAGAAGAGTACTATTATTTAGAAAATGTCTTTGAATTTGATGATACGTTGGCAAAAGATATCCAAGTGGATCGAACCTCTATGCAGGTTTTTGAAGCTGGTGAGACAGTGAAAGATGCGATTCAAGCTTCTATTCAAAGAGGTCATACCCGCTACCCCGTTATTTCTGGGTCAAAGGATCACGTCCTTGGTTATGTTACTTTACCAGATTTGATTAAGCAGTCGTTTAAAGACGATCAATTAACAGTGGATGAGTTGGTGGAAGAACCAATCGTTACTTCAGAAACGATCCCCATCAAAAAATTATTGACGATCATGCGTAAAAAAGGAAAACATATTGCTATTTTAAAAGATGAGTACGGAGGAACGAGTGGTTTAGTGACGATTGAAGATATTTTAGAAGAAATCGTGGGGGAAATTCGGGATGAAACGGATTTGGATGAAGCATTGATAGCGAAACAAGCAGATGGGAGCTATATTGTTTCAGGAAAATTGACGTTAGATGATTTTGGTCGTTATTTCCACGTTACGATCCCTGAATTTGAAGAGTCTACTTTTATCACACTATCTGGATTTATGTCGAACCATGAAAAAAACATCAAGACAGGTACAGTGATCCAAATTGATTCTTTTCAATTTACGGTGTTAGAATATAACCATACACATGTGGACTATTTTAAAATCAAAAAACAAGAAATAGCAGAAAACAGTATCGATTCGAATAAAACAGAATGA
- a CDS encoding GNAT family N-acetyltransferase: MLEKVKVTSTEIDELVSVIKEVWPEAFVPIIGQAQVDYMLATYQSKQQIEKEVAEGVQYFLLKEQGQTVGYTAYEVIASKIYLSKLYLMNQFRGKGLTSALFQWYETIAREQGIKEIFLRVNQGNAQAIAVYLHQGFEMAGELISDIGQGFQMVDYQMKKRLA, from the coding sequence ATGTTAGAAAAAGTCAAGGTAACCTCAACTGAAATTGACGAGTTGGTATCAGTGATCAAGGAAGTTTGGCCAGAAGCATTTGTTCCGATCATTGGGCAAGCACAAGTGGACTATATGCTGGCTACCTATCAATCAAAACAACAGATTGAAAAAGAAGTGGCGGAAGGTGTGCAGTATTTTCTCTTAAAAGAGCAAGGGCAAACGGTCGGATATACCGCCTATGAGGTAATAGCATCCAAAATATATTTGAGTAAGTTATACTTAATGAATCAATTCAGAGGGAAGGGATTGACGTCGGCTCTTTTTCAGTGGTACGAAACTATCGCTAGAGAACAAGGAATCAAAGAGATTTTTCTACGTGTCAATCAAGGCAATGCTCAAGCCATCGCCGTTTACCTTCATCAAGGTTTTGAAATGGCTGGTGAACTGATCTCGGATATTGGTCAAGGATTTCAAATGGTCGATTATCAAATGAAAAAAAGACTCGCATAA
- a CDS encoding DUF2382 domain-containing protein, with translation MNERNLTVIGSYSTREEALSVIEQLRDEGYDRDDIIIYTTKDAAQNFGFSGLSGIDVETNVDEVEGTHEERSLWERIKDTFTSNTYEEDSYTEKADDSVNDDPLYSYKEDIAAGKIVITVKDYKAPNEAVVENDRTQSMPDPTDTLNTDNENIQLKEEQLDVNTHDVTTGEVDIHKHVVNDTKTVEVPVKREEIVIERKPVNAEASDNISDDSLEDETITIPLKEEQIDVNKHTVVREEVGIHKKEHEDMKQVTEEVSREELDIDTKGDVRVEDTDENTRKNDHI, from the coding sequence ATGAATGAAAGAAATCTAACAGTTATTGGTAGTTACAGTACGAGGGAAGAAGCTTTATCAGTGATCGAACAATTGCGTGATGAAGGATACGATCGAGACGATATCATTATCTATACGACAAAAGATGCTGCTCAAAATTTTGGTTTTTCTGGTTTATCAGGAATTGATGTAGAAACGAATGTGGATGAGGTTGAAGGCACGCATGAAGAACGCTCGCTATGGGAACGGATCAAAGATACGTTCACTTCTAACACCTATGAGGAAGATTCGTATACAGAAAAAGCGGATGATTCTGTTAACGATGATCCATTGTATTCATACAAAGAGGATATTGCCGCTGGGAAAATAGTGATTACGGTTAAAGATTACAAAGCGCCAAATGAAGCAGTTGTTGAAAACGATCGGACTCAAAGTATGCCCGATCCAACGGATACATTAAATACAGATAATGAAAATATTCAACTCAAAGAAGAACAGTTAGATGTCAATACCCATGACGTGACAACTGGGGAAGTTGATATCCATAAACACGTTGTTAATGATACTAAAACAGTGGAAGTCCCTGTGAAGCGTGAAGAAATCGTTATCGAAAGAAAACCAGTAAATGCTGAAGCAAGCGATAATATTTCAGATGATTCTTTGGAAGACGAAACGATTACAATTCCTCTTAAAGAAGAACAAATTGATGTCAATAAACATACTGTAGTACGTGAAGAGGTAGGTATTCACAAAAAAGAGCATGAAGATATGAAACAAGTGACGGAAGAAGTAAGTCGTGAAGAGTTGGATATTGATACAAAAGGAGACGTTCGAGTAGAAGATACGGATGAAAATACTCGTAAAAATGATCATATATAA
- the udk gene encoding uridine kinase, with protein MTKSKPIIIGVTGGSGSGKTSVSRAIFNNFPDHSIMMLEQDSYYKDQSHLSFEERLNTNYDHPFAFDNDLLIQHVKELLNYNAIEKPVYDYVAHTRSQATIIQEPKEVIILEGILILEDENLRDLMDIKVYVDTDDDIRIIRRIKRDMEERGRTLDSVIEQYLTVVKPMYHQFIEPTKRYADIIVPEGGENHVAIDLITTKVASFLDHK; from the coding sequence ATGACAAAAAGCAAGCCAATTATCATTGGTGTGACGGGTGGATCAGGAAGCGGTAAAACAAGCGTAAGTCGTGCCATTTTCAATAATTTCCCAGACCATTCCATCATGATGCTTGAACAAGATTCTTATTATAAAGATCAAAGCCATTTGAGCTTTGAAGAACGATTGAATACGAATTATGATCATCCCTTTGCCTTTGATAATGATCTGCTGATTCAGCACGTGAAAGAACTACTGAACTATAACGCCATTGAAAAACCAGTTTATGATTATGTTGCACATACAAGAAGTCAAGCAACAATCATCCAAGAGCCTAAAGAAGTAATTATATTAGAAGGCATTTTGATTCTAGAAGATGAAAATCTACGTGACTTGATGGATATCAAAGTATATGTAGATACAGACGATGATATCCGTATCATCCGCAGAATCAAACGAGATATGGAAGAACGTGGCAGAACGTTGGATTCCGTGATCGAACAATATTTGACTGTGGTTAAACCGATGTATCATCAATTCATCGAACCAACTAAGCGTTACGCCGATATCATCGTGCCAGAAGGTGGCGAAAATCACGTAGCGATCGATTTGATTACGACGAAAGTTGCTAGTTTTTTGGATCATAAATAA
- a CDS encoding DUF960 domain-containing protein, translating into MFESFDSSRNRYASVGVVSSLPDELIDSIWFIIDLDLKGVIPLDNMLAFDLIDNNGKVTMHFSQAGSDVEMGIDLPFHYSSSFPSQVYAYDDGTRETILLPSEIRQY; encoded by the coding sequence ATGTTTGAAAGTTTTGACAGTAGTCGTAACCGGTATGCCTCTGTAGGTGTTGTATCAAGTTTACCAGATGAACTGATTGATAGTATCTGGTTTATTATTGACCTAGACCTTAAGGGAGTCATCCCCTTAGATAATATGTTAGCCTTTGATTTAATCGACAATAATGGAAAAGTAACTATGCATTTTTCGCAAGCTGGTAGTGATGTTGAGATGGGAATCGATTTACCGTTTCACTATTCATCAAGTTTCCCAAGCCAAGTATATGCTTATGATGATGGTACTAGAGAAACCATTCTTTTACCCAGCGAGATAAGACAGTATTAA
- a CDS encoding TVP38/TMEM64 family protein: MNNHNHLHKYIRIIPIIGLLFFLVLIIYAYQHGIFRSTTSLQRFIQQFGEYAVVIFILLQIIQVIIPILPGGISSVAGLLMFGNGWGLLYSCIGLIIGEAIGFLLVRYYGVSFVQLILSPKKYQKFDQLLTQKTKDIKKVLCLTMLIPFAPDDLVCLVAGLTKISFKEYIQIVLLLKPWSVGAYSLIMLYLFQKAQGNF; this comes from the coding sequence ATGAACAATCACAATCATTTACATAAATATATCCGAATAATCCCGATTATTGGCTTATTGTTCTTTTTGGTGTTAATCATTTATGCTTATCAACATGGGATCTTTCGATCAACCACTTCTTTGCAACGCTTCATCCAACAATTTGGGGAGTATGCAGTAGTGATTTTTATTCTCCTGCAGATTATTCAAGTGATCATCCCAATACTACCTGGAGGAATTTCTTCAGTGGCAGGCTTGTTGATGTTTGGGAATGGCTGGGGATTACTTTATAGCTGTATTGGATTGATTATCGGTGAAGCCATTGGTTTTTTATTGGTTCGTTATTATGGCGTTAGTTTTGTACAACTTATTTTATCGCCCAAAAAGTACCAAAAATTCGACCAATTACTGACACAGAAAACGAAGGATATCAAAAAAGTACTGTGTTTGACCATGTTGATTCCTTTTGCGCCTGATGACTTGGTTTGTCTGGTCGCAGGGTTAACTAAAATATCTTTTAAGGAATATATCCAAATTGTCCTATTATTGAAACCTTGGTCTGTCGGTGCGTATAGTTTGATTATGTTGTATCTGTTCCAGAAAGCACAAGGAAATTTTTAG
- a CDS encoding 50S ribosomal protein L25/general stress protein Ctc, which translates to MSVSLEVSKREVRPRSLRNKLRHEGKVPAIVYGYNVESTPIAIDGQIFSKLLRENGANTVITMTIDGKKVNTLVHKVQTNTFTNHFEHVEFLSVNMSEETEVETEIVLVGEAAGVKAGGVLAQNLYTVIVSATPSNLPERIEVDVTNLNLGDAITVADLPENNDYKVVSDGEEQIAAVAAPTEEAETTDEESEPEVIGSTEE; encoded by the coding sequence ATGTCAGTATCATTAGAAGTAAGTAAGAGAGAAGTACGTCCCCGTTCATTGAGAAATAAATTGCGTCATGAAGGTAAAGTTCCAGCTATTGTTTATGGGTACAATGTTGAAAGTACTCCGATTGCTATTGATGGACAAATATTCAGTAAATTATTACGTGAAAATGGCGCAAATACAGTAATCACAATGACGATTGATGGAAAAAAAGTCAACACGTTGGTTCATAAAGTCCAAACGAATACCTTTACCAACCATTTTGAACATGTGGAATTTCTATCTGTGAACATGTCAGAAGAAACTGAAGTCGAAACTGAAATCGTTCTTGTTGGCGAAGCTGCAGGTGTAAAAGCTGGTGGTGTCTTAGCACAAAACCTTTACACCGTGATCGTCTCTGCTACACCAAGCAACTTACCAGAACGTATCGAAGTTGATGTAACAAACCTAAATCTAGGCGATGCAATCACAGTAGCCGATCTACCTGAAAACAACGATTATAAAGTCGTTTCTGATGGTGAAGAACAAATTGCTGCAGTAGCAGCTCCAACTGAGGAAGCTGAAACTACTGATGAAGAAAGCGAACCAGAAGTTATTGGTTCAACGGAAGAATAA
- a CDS encoding MATE family efflux transporter, translating into MRDLTKGSPAKLILMFTVPLLIGNVFQQFYNMVDMIIVGQTLGKNALAAVGATGSLTFLILGFAQGLTAGLAIITAQRYGAKDYRGLKKSFAASVVISLVVTIALTVLSLVFIRPMLQLMQTPVEIIDQAQTFISIILLGIFASMSFNLLSNVIRALGDSRTPLFFLIIAVVVNVVLDLIFIISFGMGVEGAAIATVIAQVCSSLLCLVYIKKKIPLLQLRKKDFHFDKEEIRVHLNAALPMAFQSSIIAIGAIVLQAALNSLGTDVVAAQAAASRIDQFANQPMMSFGIAIATFTAQNYGAKEYGRILKGVKQTLMMSIGFSIVAGAIVIFFGHSLMQLFVSPTETRVFELAQTYFNINGSLYWILAILFILRYTLQGLGQSKIPTLAGMMELVMRSFAAIILTGLLGYTGAAAASPLAWAGSVAVLLYSYLRSMKQLKSFENEQQYAMDDPEIQYNSIQ; encoded by the coding sequence ATGCGCGATTTAACAAAAGGAAGTCCAGCTAAACTAATCTTAATGTTCACCGTTCCTTTACTTATTGGTAATGTCTTTCAGCAATTTTACAACATGGTCGACATGATCATCGTTGGTCAAACATTAGGGAAAAATGCGCTGGCTGCTGTTGGTGCAACCGGAAGCTTGACCTTTTTAATCCTTGGCTTCGCTCAAGGTCTTACTGCTGGATTAGCGATCATCACAGCTCAGCGTTATGGTGCAAAAGATTATCGTGGTCTTAAGAAAAGTTTTGCTGCAAGTGTTGTTATCAGTTTGGTTGTCACTATTGCATTAACCGTCCTTAGTTTAGTATTTATTCGTCCGATGCTGCAATTGATGCAAACGCCCGTTGAGATTATTGACCAAGCACAAACGTTCATTTCAATCATCTTACTAGGGATTTTCGCATCTATGAGTTTTAACTTGCTTTCAAATGTTATTCGCGCGCTTGGAGATAGCCGGACACCACTTTTCTTTTTGATTATTGCAGTGGTTGTCAACGTTGTGCTTGATTTGATTTTCATCATTTCTTTTGGAATGGGTGTCGAAGGCGCAGCAATTGCAACGGTTATTGCCCAAGTTTGCTCAAGCCTACTATGTTTAGTTTATATCAAGAAAAAAATTCCTTTGTTGCAATTACGTAAAAAAGATTTTCACTTTGATAAAGAAGAGATTCGTGTTCATTTGAACGCTGCTCTTCCAATGGCTTTTCAATCATCCATCATCGCCATTGGCGCCATCGTCCTTCAAGCTGCGTTGAACAGTTTAGGAACAGATGTCGTAGCCGCTCAAGCAGCAGCCAGCAGAATTGACCAATTTGCTAACCAACCAATGATGTCCTTTGGGATTGCTATTGCAACATTTACTGCTCAAAATTATGGTGCAAAAGAATATGGTCGAATTTTAAAAGGTGTTAAGCAAACACTTATGATGAGTATTGGCTTTAGTATTGTTGCAGGTGCGATCGTGATTTTCTTCGGTCATTCACTTATGCAGTTGTTTGTTTCACCGACAGAGACTCGTGTCTTTGAATTAGCTCAAACTTACTTCAATATCAATGGTTCCTTATATTGGATCTTAGCGATTTTATTTATCTTACGTTACACACTACAAGGACTTGGTCAAAGTAAGATTCCGACACTCGCAGGAATGATGGAATTAGTCATGCGTTCATTTGCAGCAATCATTTTAACTGGTTTACTTGGTTATACGGGTGCTGCAGCTGCTTCACCACTTGCTTGGGCAGGATCTGTCGCTGTTCTACTATACTCTTACTTGCGTTCAATGAAACAACTTAAATCTTTCGAGAATGAACAACAATACGCTATGGATGATCCTGAAATCCAATACAATAGTATCCAATAA
- a CDS encoding YjjG family noncanonical pyrimidine nucleotidase → MNYHTLLFDVDDTLLDFQMTEAKALNELFAEQGIELTPEVKTSYKALNHHLWREFEKGNMTREEVTGSRFGLLFQQFGKTVDSLAMEKRYRHYLNQGHDLIEGSHELLQTLSSQADLYIVTNGVSKTQYQRLTDAKMLGYFKKIFVSEDVGAQKPMKEFFDHVFSQIPQFEKEKTVIIGDSLTSDIKGGNLAGIDTIWFNKNRLPEIPEIVPTYRIDSLAELYPLLEIEKH, encoded by the coding sequence ATGAATTATCATACTTTATTATTCGATGTAGACGATACGTTACTTGATTTTCAGATGACAGAAGCAAAAGCATTAAATGAATTATTTGCAGAGCAAGGAATTGAATTGACACCAGAAGTGAAAACAAGTTATAAGGCATTAAATCATCACTTATGGCGTGAATTTGAAAAAGGGAATATGACGAGAGAAGAGGTTACCGGGAGTCGTTTTGGACTACTATTTCAACAATTTGGTAAAACAGTTGATAGTTTAGCTATGGAGAAAAGATACAGACATTACTTGAATCAGGGGCATGATTTGATTGAGGGAAGTCATGAACTGCTTCAGACGTTATCTTCACAAGCGGATCTTTATATTGTGACAAACGGGGTATCGAAAACGCAATATCAACGTTTGACTGATGCGAAAATGTTGGGCTATTTCAAAAAAATTTTTGTTTCAGAAGATGTGGGCGCCCAAAAACCAATGAAAGAATTTTTTGATCATGTCTTTTCACAGATTCCTCAATTTGAAAAAGAAAAAACAGTTATTATTGGCGATTCATTGACCTCAGATATTAAAGGAGGGAACTTGGCAGGAATTGATACGATTTGGTTTAACAAAAATCGGTTGCCGGAAATTCCAGAAATCGTACCGACTTATCGGATTGATTCGTTAGCAGAACTTTATCCTCTTTTGGAAATCGAGAAGCATTAA